One part of the Terriglobales bacterium genome encodes these proteins:
- a CDS encoding M20/M25/M40 family metallo-hydrolase — translation MLSRSRSLVLFLLVASLFSAAQSHKKDTRKPPKKSPAAAAQKDPLSDTQRVCARCLRANLEFLASDALRGRGSATPDERTAAEFAGAQLRQYGVEPAGDNGAFLQTGTIETPQLAAPPTLSFTALAGGQPVVLTHGKEFIASRSSGKNVSGPLQKLPKEGGTPQKGAIVFWPLDTNQPPQAWFRQIFTVLQGGATAVIIPASDNNLKGWDALARSRPLFQRAVVGAARGDGLGGGIERDVLLVKPEAAQQLAALPEGAAITLETKLGEPRREYTYNAVGILHGTDQDADQDVILLTAHLDHLGQGAPGNGTPPLKDAAGKVTDDIYNGACDDASGTVAVLELARAIAAGPKPKRTVVFALFGAEELGGLGSTHFLSHSPVPLASITANLEFEMLAWPDPKLQPDVLWITGHDRSDFADELKKHGANVVADPYPEQNFFQRSDNYVLAKKGVVAQTIGSYGLQKEYHSPQDDLAHVQWEHYTRAVDSLIKPVVWLVNSDFKPQWKPGQKP, via the coding sequence TTGCTCTCTCGCTCGCGCTCGCTCGTCCTGTTCCTGCTGGTCGCCTCGCTCTTCTCCGCCGCGCAGTCCCACAAGAAAGACACCCGGAAGCCGCCGAAGAAGTCGCCCGCGGCCGCCGCGCAAAAAGACCCGCTCAGCGACACCCAGCGCGTCTGCGCGCGCTGCCTGCGCGCCAACCTCGAGTTCCTCGCCTCCGACGCCCTGCGCGGCCGCGGCTCCGCCACCCCCGACGAGCGCACCGCCGCCGAGTTCGCCGGCGCCCAGCTCCGCCAGTACGGCGTCGAGCCCGCCGGCGATAACGGCGCCTTCCTCCAGACCGGCACGATCGAGACGCCGCAGCTCGCCGCGCCGCCCACCCTCAGCTTCACCGCGCTCGCCGGCGGTCAGCCCGTCGTCCTCACCCACGGCAAGGAGTTCATCGCCTCCCGCAGCTCGGGCAAGAACGTCAGCGGCCCGCTGCAAAAACTCCCGAAGGAAGGCGGCACGCCGCAGAAGGGCGCCATCGTCTTCTGGCCGCTCGACACCAACCAGCCCCCGCAGGCCTGGTTCCGCCAGATCTTCACTGTGCTGCAAGGGGGCGCCACCGCCGTCATCATCCCCGCCTCCGACAACAACCTCAAGGGCTGGGACGCGCTCGCCCGCTCGCGCCCGCTGTTCCAGCGCGCGGTCGTCGGCGCCGCCAGGGGCGACGGCCTCGGCGGCGGCATCGAGCGCGACGTCCTGCTGGTGAAGCCCGAGGCCGCGCAGCAGCTCGCCGCGCTTCCCGAGGGCGCCGCCATCACGCTCGAGACCAAGCTGGGCGAGCCCCGCCGCGAGTACACCTACAACGCCGTCGGCATCCTCCACGGCACCGACCAGGACGCCGACCAGGACGTCATCCTGCTGACCGCGCACCTCGACCACCTCGGCCAGGGCGCGCCGGGCAACGGCACGCCGCCCCTCAAGGACGCCGCCGGCAAGGTCACCGACGACATCTACAACGGCGCCTGCGACGACGCCAGCGGCACCGTCGCCGTGCTCGAACTGGCCCGCGCCATCGCCGCCGGCCCCAAGCCCAAGCGCACCGTCGTCTTCGCGCTCTTCGGCGCCGAAGAGCTCGGCGGGCTCGGCTCCACCCACTTCCTCTCCCACTCCCCCGTCCCGCTGGCCAGCATCACCGCCAACCTCGAGTTCGAGATGCTCGCCTGGCCCGACCCCAAGCTCCAGCCCGACGTCCTCTGGATCACCGGGCACGACCGCTCCGACTTCGCCGACGAGCTGAAGAAGCACGGCGCCAACGTCGTCGCCGATCCCTATCCCGAACAGAACTTCTTCCAGCGCTCCGACAACTACGTCCTGGCCAAGAAGGGCGTGGTCGCGCAGACCATCGGCAGCTACGGCTTGCAGAAGGAGTACCACTCGCCCCAGGACGACCTCGCGCACGTCCAGTGGGAGCACTACACCCGCGCCGTGGACTCGCTCATCAAGCCCGTGGTCTGGCTGGTCAACTCCGACTTCAAGCCGCAGTGGAAGCCGGGGCAGAAACCGTAG
- a CDS encoding DUF2203 domain-containing protein, giving the protein LRTAMEGKKFAEEVDEEFKSLASRIFLNGGTFVDILPLAQRKNERERAVQRVKDALAEIDSTGVQVKDLEIGLLDFPCVVEDRVILLCWKLGEKSIAHWHSTDEGFAGRKPIDDRIANAKKPSN; this is encoded by the coding sequence CTCCGCACCGCGATGGAGGGCAAGAAGTTCGCCGAAGAGGTGGACGAGGAGTTCAAGTCGCTGGCCAGCCGCATCTTCCTCAACGGCGGCACCTTCGTCGACATCCTGCCGCTGGCCCAGCGCAAGAACGAGCGCGAGCGAGCAGTGCAGCGCGTGAAGGACGCGCTCGCCGAGATCGACTCCACCGGCGTCCAGGTCAAGGACCTCGAGATCGGGCTGCTGGATTTTCCCTGCGTGGTCGAGGACCGCGTCATCCTGCTGTGCTGGAAGCTGGGCGAGAAGTCCATCGCGCACTGGCACTCGACGGATGAGGGCTTCGCCGGCCGCAAGCCCATCGACGACCGCATCGCGAACGCTAAGAAGCCGAGCAATTAG
- a CDS encoding beta-propeller fold lactonase family protein yields MRLVAKPLLALALLVALAGCGDFFVDDTPTNQAKFAFVANNGSGNASAYTVGSNGALANAPGSPFGAATNPNAIDADGSGRWVYVANNAGGISGYTINRNDGSLGAVSGSPFTPGTGYLAIAVDPAGRFVYALTTAGSVESYTLNNTSGVITIVGTAVPVGGALANAMVEDPSGHFVFVAVGAAGVVPLKIQTDGTLVAGAVQPPAPCTGANRVAISPNARFAYITDGTSVCIFSVNNSNGALTAVTGGTGGSPVAAGTTPTGLAVDETGKFLYVTNAGSNNVTAFTVASDGRLATIAGSPFAAGASPVDVNSDPSGQFLYVVNNGGGVQMYTINTTSGVLTDRGTTSAGTSPVAIVTTP; encoded by the coding sequence ATGAGACTCGTCGCAAAGCCGCTGCTCGCCCTCGCGCTGCTGGTCGCGCTCGCCGGCTGCGGCGACTTCTTCGTCGACGACACGCCGACGAACCAGGCGAAGTTCGCGTTCGTCGCGAACAACGGTTCCGGGAACGCGTCGGCGTACACCGTGGGCTCGAACGGGGCGCTCGCCAACGCGCCGGGCTCGCCGTTCGGCGCGGCCACCAATCCCAACGCGATCGACGCCGACGGCAGCGGGCGCTGGGTCTACGTGGCGAACAACGCCGGCGGCATCTCCGGCTACACCATCAACCGCAACGACGGCTCGCTGGGCGCGGTGAGCGGCTCGCCCTTCACGCCGGGCACGGGATATCTGGCGATCGCGGTCGATCCCGCGGGACGCTTCGTGTACGCGCTGACGACGGCGGGCTCGGTGGAGTCGTACACGCTGAACAACACCAGCGGCGTGATCACGATCGTGGGGACGGCGGTGCCGGTGGGCGGCGCGCTGGCCAACGCGATGGTCGAGGACCCGAGCGGACACTTCGTGTTCGTGGCGGTGGGCGCGGCGGGCGTAGTGCCGCTGAAGATCCAGACCGACGGAACGCTGGTGGCGGGGGCGGTGCAGCCGCCGGCGCCGTGCACCGGCGCGAACCGCGTGGCGATCTCGCCCAACGCGAGGTTCGCCTATATCACCGACGGGACCAGCGTGTGCATCTTCAGCGTGAACAACTCGAACGGCGCGCTGACGGCGGTGACGGGCGGCACGGGCGGCTCGCCGGTGGCGGCCGGCACGACGCCGACCGGACTGGCGGTCGACGAGACGGGCAAGTTCCTGTACGTGACGAACGCGGGCTCGAACAACGTGACCGCGTTCACGGTGGCGAGCGACGGCCGGCTGGCGACGATCGCGGGGTCGCCGTTCGCGGCGGGCGCGTCGCCGGTGGACGTGAACTCCGACCCGTCGGGCCAGTTCCTCTACGTGGTGAACAACGGCGGCGGCGTGCAGATGTACACCATCAACACGACGAGCGGCGTGCTGACGGACCGCGGGACCACGAGCGCCGGGACGAGCCCGGTGGCGATCGTGACGACTCCCTAG
- a CDS encoding ATP-dependent 6-phosphofructokinase translates to MAQVRKIGICTGGGDCPGLNAVIRAAVKTAVLKYGYEVLGIQDGFDGLIWPAEKAKPLTLNDVSGILPRGGTILGTTNRGDPFKYKVVENGVERVKDFSDQVLHNAQLLGMDALIVIGGDGTQKIGLQLYEKGLKVVGVPKTIDNDLSATEITFGFDTALHVATDAIDRIHTTAESHHRIMLVELMGRDAGWIALEAGIAGGAHVILIPEIPFTVERICQFVKDREAMGKRFTIIAVAEGCKMPSDMAGKFAEQKRAAPRPGQIGNALGEAIGMCAKRETRVTVLGHIQRGGSPSPFDRILSTRFGVAVVNLIAEGKFGRMVCLKEARIHDVPISQAVGMLKTVDPKGEMVSIAKAIGVCFGD, encoded by the coding sequence ATGGCGCAGGTGCGCAAGATCGGGATCTGCACGGGCGGCGGGGACTGTCCCGGGCTGAACGCGGTGATCCGCGCGGCGGTGAAGACCGCGGTGCTGAAGTACGGCTACGAAGTGCTCGGGATCCAGGACGGATTCGACGGGCTGATCTGGCCGGCGGAGAAAGCCAAGCCGCTGACGCTGAACGACGTGAGCGGCATCCTGCCGCGCGGCGGAACGATCCTGGGGACGACGAACCGCGGCGACCCGTTCAAGTACAAGGTGGTGGAGAACGGGGTCGAGCGCGTGAAGGATTTCTCCGACCAAGTGCTGCACAACGCGCAGCTGCTGGGGATGGACGCGCTGATCGTGATCGGGGGCGACGGCACGCAGAAGATCGGGCTGCAGCTGTACGAGAAGGGGCTGAAGGTCGTGGGCGTGCCGAAGACGATCGACAACGACCTGTCGGCGACGGAGATCACGTTCGGGTTCGACACGGCGCTGCACGTGGCGACGGACGCGATCGACCGCATCCACACGACGGCGGAGTCGCACCACCGCATCATGCTGGTGGAGCTGATGGGTCGGGACGCGGGGTGGATCGCGCTGGAAGCGGGGATCGCGGGCGGGGCGCACGTGATCCTGATCCCGGAGATCCCGTTCACGGTGGAGCGGATCTGTCAGTTCGTGAAGGACCGGGAGGCGATGGGGAAGCGGTTCACGATCATCGCGGTGGCGGAAGGGTGCAAGATGCCGTCGGACATGGCGGGGAAGTTCGCGGAGCAGAAGCGCGCGGCGCCGCGGCCGGGGCAGATCGGGAACGCGCTGGGCGAGGCGATCGGGATGTGCGCGAAGCGCGAGACGCGGGTGACGGTGCTGGGGCACATCCAGCGTGGCGGGTCGCCGTCGCCGTTCGACCGGATCCTCTCGACGCGGTTCGGGGTGGCGGTGGTGAACCTGATCGCGGAAGGGAAGTTCGGGCGGATGGTGTGCCTGAAAGAAGCGCGCATCCACGACGTGCCGATCTCGCAGGCGGTGGGGATGCTGAAGACGGTGGACCCGAAGGGCGAGATGGTGTCGATCGCGAAGGCCATCGGAGTGTGCTTCGGGGACTGA